Genomic segment of Dermacentor albipictus isolate Rhodes 1998 colony chromosome 5, USDA_Dalb.pri_finalv2, whole genome shotgun sequence:
aaatttggaaTATGTGTTCTCTTTTGCCCTCCGAGTATCTGTACCAAACTATACGGCTGAagatgaattttaaagattggttgcattCTTGACTCGCGACTTTCTACTGGCCACTGTGTTTGTGACATCAGAGACAATACCGTCACTGTGGCTGGAATCCTCACTTAAATTGCCACTGCCTAGTTTGGAAACTCTGTAAGAGCTCCCTGTGTCAGCAGAAATGATCCGCTTGGCTTCTTTGGCGTTAGCACCACATGTACTGCATGTTTACATTATGGTGGTGTAGGATCTAttgtcacacgaagcagctacctaTTTCGGTATCtcatttattggttatttaaaattactGGTGAACTTCTAAGCAAACTAAATCACCCTACGGGTGACAGAACTGCCAATGCCATTTGAATATGACAATGTTACAATATGGTTGAAAAAATGCGAGTTGCCCTTTAAGAGCGTCATCATAGAAACATATTTACCGGATCCCACTTCGGAAAATGCCACAATCTCTTCTGGCTCTCCAAAGCTCAGAATAGTGTAACCAAGCTGCTTGCAGCCATTCTCCATTGCCTCCATCACGTTTCTTTGGAAAAGTAGGTCAAACTCCACGAGaagctggaaagaaaagaaagaatgttcAAGAATTCTTTTATCTACTAGCAAACTAATGCAATAGCGAGAACCAATTGTGCAAGGACAGCCAAGGCAGCAGATATCAAACACCTCTTAGAGCAGGCATCACATAGTAGTACATAAGCTTAGGAGCAAGCAACCAGCCAATAAACCTTCGTACGGCATCAGCATACTGTCGAATTTAAAATTGCTTGTTAGTTACTACATAAGAAAACAGTCAACAAACCAAGAAAGCCAGGTAAATTATGGTTGATTCAAACGTAGAAGCGAtaagaaaaagggaaatgaaagtggacaaataaACAAGTAGCAAATCGTCTTTTAGTCCACtttttttgtaactgccttatgaGTGGTATGTTTAAATAAGAAATAATTATTCACGCATAGTTCATCtatattcattgttttcttttataGCAGTAACTCACAATCAAGCACCTTGGGTCACTTCATTCTTCTCACTCATTGCATAGAAGAGTTCTCGACAGGCAGAATTAATGCCAAAGAAGGGCTTATCACCACATTATGTGCGCGGTGAACCAAAAAAAGTGAATGGTAGAATAGTCACTATTGTAGTCTTGAAGAAACGCACACATAACTTGGCTCCCTACTGTACCTGTTGTCCTTCGCTCCTTTcatttgcctttttgttataCTTCCACATTTCAATCAAGCAATTAGTTTCCACTATGCTTTCTCTGCCTTCCCTGTTTTCTTCTTACACAACCAACAGCAATAAAGGCACCTTTCAATTAAGTCAACCGGTGAGTTGTAAGACATCTAAAGCATTGCCTCTCCATATAAATTATGCCCATTGGGCGAATGGCAGTACCTTGAAGCTGTATGAACATGTATAAATCATTGGTATGTGACTGTACCACATCTTTGAAGACAAATGTGACTGGTGGAACACTGTATTAAAATTTTTTTAACCTTGTTTATAGCACTATGCTGATGCATATATTCTACACACTTCATATGCTGAGCATCTTATGGTTGTGCTCTTGTGATTACTTTATCATTACAAAAGAGTTTGCTAAGCTTACTCATCCCAAAATACAACTCAGTTTTGTTATCCCATGTTATTTTGTCACTGCAATACACACACTTGTTTGCTTTGTCCTGAAAGAAAAATGCCAGAATTACTGACTGAAACACTTAAGCCGCTGCCTTAACCTAAAGCTAAGAACcgagtaaaacaaaaacaaaaaagattaCAAAAGCTCTTGCTAAAGCATACCGATGCCTCAGTTGCCAGAAAGGGGAACAGCAACAGAGCATCTGACAGCGTAAGGCTGCGAAGTTGATCATGCCTCTCTCTTGCTGTTGCAAGCAGCCTCGGCCTTACTGCCTCTTCATCTTGGCAGCCAGCATTGTCTTGTAGCCATTCATTGTGCAGCCTCAATGACTCGGCAGTTTCCCCATATGCTACAAGATGACTGCAATCCTGAAACACAAAGAAAATCAAGCCCTTTTTacaagttgtgaatgcgaaagcactaatgtccaactgaacgccactgagTAGTCCTTCGAATTTGAACTATTGATGGGCAAGCGAGCGTGTTTATACGGTGTTTTCATTTGGCTTTACCGAGATGCAGTAACTGAAATGATGCAGCAAAACCACAAGAATGCAGAGGTAAATATTTCTGAAGAGCAAGCctgcagcattaacgagagggtggcaggtcttcttgtgaaacttaataagaggtacaaaatgaagattgtacaggtctacgcccctacatccagtcatgatgaccaggaagtcgaaagcttctatgaagacgtggaatcggcgatgggtagagtgaaaactaaatacactatactaatgggcgactttaatgctaaggtaggcaagaagcaggctggtgacaaggcagtggggaaatatggcataggcactaggaatagcaggggagagttattagtagagtttgcgaaacagaataatatgaggataatgaacaccttcttccgcaagcgggatagccgaaagtggacgtggaggagcccgaacggcgagactagaaatgaaatagacttcatactctgcgctaaccttggcatcatacaagatgtggacgtgctcggcaaggtgcgctgcagtgaccacaggatggtaagaactcgaattagcctagacctgaggagggaacgaaagaaactggtacataacaagccgattaatgagttagcagtaaagaaactggtacataacaagccgattaatgagttagcggtaagagggaatatagaggaattccagatcaagctacagaacaggtattcggctttaactcaggaagaggaccttagtgttgaagcaatgaacgacaatcttgtgggcatcgttaaagagtgtgcaatggaagtcggtggtaactccgttaggcaggataccagcaaactatcgcaggagacgaaagatctgatcaagaaacgccaatgtatgaaagcatctaaccctacagctagaatagaactggcagaactttcgaagttaatgaacaagcgtaagacagctgacataaggaagtataatatagatagaattgaacatgctctcaggaatggaggaagcctaaaaacagtgaagaagaaactaggaattggcaagaatcagatgtatgcgttaagagacaaagccggcaatatcatcactaatatggatgaaatagttcaagtggctgaggagttctatagagatttatacagtaccagtggcacacacgacgattatggaagagacaatagtctagacgaattcaaaatcccaaaggtaacgccggaagaagtaaagaaagccttgggagatatgcaaagggggaaggcagctggggaggatcaggtaacagcatatttgttgaaggatggtggacatattgttctagagaaactggccaccctgtatacgcaatgcctcatgacctcgagcgtagcggaatcttggaagaatggtaacataatcctaatccataagaaaggggacaccaaagacttgaaaaattatagaccgatcagcttactgtccgttgcgtacaaactatttactaaagtaatcgcaaatagaatcaggagcaccttagacttctgtaaagcaaaggaccaggcaggattctgtaaaggttactcaacaatagatcatattcacactatcaatcaggtgatagagaaatgtacggaatataaccaacccttatatatagctttcattgattacgagaaagcgtttgattctgtcgaaacctcagcagtcgtggaggcattacggaatcaaggtgtagacgagccgtatgtaaaaatactaaaagatatctatagcggctccacagccaccgtagtcctccataaagcaagcaacaaaatcccaataaagaaaggcgtcaggcagggagatacgatatctccaatgctattcacagcgtgtttacaggaggtattcagagacgtggattgggaagaattggggataaaagttaatggagaataccttagtaacttgcgattcgctgatgatattgccttccttagtaactcagtggaccaattgcaatgcatgctcactgacctggagaggcaaagcagaagtgtgggtctaaaaattaatctgtagaaaactaaagtaatgcttaacagtctcggaagagaacagcaatttacaataggcagcgaggcactggaagtcgtaagggaatacatctgcttagggcaggtagtgacggcggatccggatcatgagacagaaataatcagaagtataagaatgggctggggtgcatttggcaggcattctcagatcatgaacagcaggttgccattatccctcaagagaaaagtatataatagctgtgtcttaccagtactcacctacggggcagaaacctggaggcttacgaaaagggttctactcaaattgaggacgacgcaacgagctatggaaagaagaatgataggtgtaacgttaagagataacaaaagagcagattgggtgagggaacaaacgcgagttaatgacatcttagttgaaatcaagaaaaagaaatgggcatgggcaggacatgtaatgaggagggaagataaccgatggtcattaagggttacggactggatcccaagggacgggaagtgtagcagggggcggcagaaagttaggtgggcggatgagattaagaagtttgcaggcacagcatggccacaattagtacatgaccggggttgttggagaagtatgggagaggcctttgccctgcagtgggcgtaaccaggctgatgatatacgTGTAATCTTGCCTTGCTTAACCCTTTTAATGGccccttcccctttctttctGACTGCTCCTCCATCCCTTTGGGTCTTTTTCATGTATGTTACAGCAGACATTGCATGCTACAGCTTACTTTGTCGTCACTTTCTCCCAATTAAGAACTTTGAAAAAGTTCCCTAATTCCAATACCTGTCAAAGTGCAGATTCCACACTGGCTTGGCATGGCTTCCCTGTCAATCCTCAGctcatgtcaattttttttctttgcatatagGTTCAGCAAACAATTCATGCCACATAGCTGGTTCTTCGTTGTCCCTTTATCTGATTATTCAACAGTTTATATGTTGATTCTTTAGCCTGTCAATGTGCAAATGGACCTGCTATATTCACTCACCCTGGCTTCCCTGCCGAGACCCAGCACCAGAACACAGGCCACAGGCACGTGCCCCACCTACTGTCAGAAGTTTAACTTACAAATTTTGTGTGTTTAAATTAACTCTCTACAGATGGAACAGTGGGTATGCTGTTTTGAATACAAGCTAAGCAATCAATAATGGTGCATATGCTGCATTTATCAGTGCCCCGCAGCCTCTGCTTTAGTGTCGTACTGCGATATGGCATAAGTGTTTTAAACCCAAGCCCGAGTGATGTGTATGCCAATGGTAAATCTGATGAAAATTCTATTTAGGTTTAATTATTGCTTCCATATGTTACATGGACTAAGAAGCAACGTGCAGCAATACAGAAGGAACCCGAATGCTTTTCAATAGATGCAGCTAATAGTTGCTAATCTTTCACTCAAAAGTCAAAGAACAGCAGCTGACTAGAGATGCATGAAATCTGTTTTGGTCATCATGTGAACCAAACTTACACTAAAACAAATGGCTCCAACTCAAACTTAATTTTTATTTCTGTGGTGTGTATGTATAAGAAAACACCTGCAGTCCTTCAGCATCACTGTAGACTGCTTTTTAGTTCATGGAACAAATGGAAGCCATCATAAGACCTGACATGCAACTTTTTAAGAGATGCCAATGGTCACCATAGCCTATACATTATTCATGGCTTTCTTTTGCACTCAGAACAAGATAACGCACTATGCTTTTGCATATAACATAACTGATCGCAGTAGATAACCTTGGGGAAATGTGAATGACAATGAAcatgattgatttttttttaatttgcatgcACAAACTCACTTTCGAAGTTTccgtttttttcaaattttgccaCTAACATAGAGAATAACTGCATGTAAGACAAAATACACTTGGCTGCCTGTTTAGCATGTAGCAAAGTATGCACAGGCTGAATTCGTAAAGAAGCTTACTGTTATGAGACATACTGAAGGATAACCAAAAATGTCCTTTCTTGCCCCTCTCGTTGAAAAGCTAGGTTCACCCTTTCTTGTTCATGCTATAGGCTTGTGCAAACaactaaatttattttatttcattgaaCAACGTTCTGCAAATAAAGTATAAATTATGAAatcataaatatatttttttccctctctaaGTTGGAACATTACGCGATTTGTAAGCTGCGTTTTCTTTGTGTCAGTTACAATTTTCAGGATTCCCGTGTGAAAGGTCTTTCAGTTTGGTCAGCAAAAGGGGTCACTTGCTAAACCACCTGCAACATAAAGATGTTGCACTATTACTGCTTAGATCTTTGCAATTGCACTTCCTTTACTTTGGTATCATTGTGTAGAGGAGAGAAGCCATTACTCTATCATGCATGTGTTCCGTGCAAGCCCCCTCCCTCATTTCCCTGTGACCTCCGGTTTTATACACTGCCTGGAAATACTGGCTGCATGATACTACAGTCACCGACTGATTTCTCGGACTTGCAGTCCAAAAATTTGGACacgctcgattattcggtctgcttcgcggcacggccattctccccatagaccataatgtataattagtatacaactgccgaaagttcgaacaccttgcaacctctcgtctgatttttcggacactccttgagccaagtcgattgagagcaccatgcacagactctgaccagtgcatggttcgacttgctgaatgccatatttgttttgaacggagcttccttgctgccccatgaagtggctactgcaaatccctgctcatcatcatcgtttctgcctgcttctatagagtggctacagcagttccggtctcagcttagtaagccatgtcaagataatttagcagctgatttgtttcttctttgtgcACGACGGTGAGAATAGGTTACGTTTTTCGTTTGTCCAACTGGTGtcagcatggtggtgtttgctttgtatgCTGTGTAGAAGTgatgatccaacgcggcataggGAAACATCACAttaagtgtctaatggcgccgacagtgcccgcgcagactgcgctggggaatgctggcaagcgggtgccgggaggcctaggactTGTCGCCTTcagatgtgctccctactgacaccGAAAATCTCCTGCCCAGACCTGCGCAATagttgcattgcgattctggacaccatctcatttggcagtttcacaggtgctaacactgctgtactgacgtgTGCAGagctcgacgacggcaagatcattcgtcaggtttctgctacaCCACCGGACAACTCcgagtacaagcagtgactgctttcagctgcctatagtgaatgtacgaccctctcagagatttaagcatatctgattgcgtgtacatggaacagcgtgcaatggcacattcacaatttcttcaagcctactgccaagcctgaataagtgcgtggaaatgaaacttcttttttccttaatGTGCtttttcggacatttccgcagtccccgtgaggtccgaataaacggtcggcgactgtatactgTCCTAGGTCTGTCACTTTCAGTTTTTCAAGCAATTTACAGCTCCACAAAATGGCAGTGCACTTGCTCGACCATAGTACTGTTGGAAAATGTCGGAAAGCTTTTCAGCTGCAACTCACAAAAAGGCGGCATAACTTCTTGTTTGTAGCTTCACCAGAAGCCACCTGCTGTTTCCGCTTGACCAGGAAGTGCCTTTTTTTTGCCAACATTTCTTCGGAGCAATTCTCTGCCTTCTTACGCATGTTCTTGAATTTGTTTCTTAATGCCAAGACCCACGAGTCCTGTGAAGAATTGGAAACATATCACTACTGTTAAAAGTACTTAGAAGTTTATTGGTATTGCCTGTATACACATAGAAGTATGACCATAATTGCAGTTTGTTTTATGCATCGAACATAATTGCTTATTAACAGAAGGTCCGGCCATAAAGTTTGCAACATCCACGCCATAAACTTGGAATAGGCATAACAACATAAAAGTTAGCGTACGTCTAGTTCCGGcggaatatatgtatatatatataatgctgcaGAACACCCCTAGGGCATCAAAACAATGATGGCAGCATGCATCATAAAGCTGGTAGAAGCCCCAACAGTGATCCACTTTTTGCATTTAAACGGACCTAATGCCATGAAAACATGCCAACCTGGCTGCAGTGTacaataacaatgctgcagcctATGACGTGAAATGGTGCAAGCAATTTCAATGCAGTCAAACAGGCCACAACGGCAAAAAATGAAGTGGCCAACTGTTGCTACTTGATGAATCATAAGTTGATGCCGTATCGCTTGCTGATAGGCAGATAGCTGCtgaacaaatggtgcaacagtttaATTTGATGCTGGGCTCAGATTAAACTCCCAGATGAGTCCCGTCActtatttcttttccttcatgACCATACTCCATGACAAACTATGAACACTGTTTGTAAAAGCTTATCTGTAGCAAAGGAGAACTTTTGGATGAACTGAAACATACACGTCATTATTAGCACAAAGTAAAACACCAGACAACATAAAGTTTATCCCTTTGATCATCTCTACATGACCACGAGAATCAACAGCCATAATATAACATGGCAGCTCAGAAGTGCAGATACATGGTGCAGTCGAATTGTCCATATGAGGTAGAAATGATATTTCTTTCTTAGAAATGTAAATATGGCGACAGTATGGGATGTATGAAACTTACCAGGTCATTTCCGCTGCCAACTCTGTCAGCAAGGTGTGGGTATGCACTGACAAGCCTCTCAGCAGCTACGCGGTACAACTGTCTAGAAGGGTACCTGTACATCAGGTGAAATAATCATACAATTAATAAATGGGCAATTTTGTATTCTTTTTCCCAAGAAAAACCAGTGCAAAATATTTGCCAGTTTTAATTAAATGCTAATCTTAAGTATAATAAATGCAAAATACACATGGAAGTGATCTCAAAGACTAAAAACATTTCTCGTCTTTGTACTTCTGTCTACACACGAGTTTTGTGGAGCTGCGTCTGCTGTGCACTGTGGGAGATCACACCAGAGCTATGTAGCAGCATGGCATAGATACTACAGCCACGACAGGGTGCTGCAATGTGTCCTCTCACCAGTGCAATGCTCTGACAACTGTGTTCTGATTAGCCTCTGTGAATGACATAGCTTAAGCACAAGTGCCCATCTCGCATTGAGAGTGCGTCATGCACGGCTGAACCAAAAGTAGCAtcacaaaaaatatttttaaattcCCAAATTTTGCGCGAGGCCTTGTTAGCCCCCTGTGTAGCTTCTGGCATGCTAGTGGAcatgaaaggagagagaaaactgCATCAGTGCAATAATACCTCTAACTCTACTTATGCTTGAAGTACACAACAAATTTTGAGGCACAAGATTTGCTAGGCAACATACTTTACAGcagtgggcaggacatgtaatgagggaagataaccgatggtcattaagggttacggactggattccaagggaagggaagcgtagcagggggcagcagaaaattaggtgggcggatgacattaagaagtttgcaggcacaacatggccacaattagtacatgaccggggtagttggagaagtatgggtgaggcctttgccctgcagtgcgcgtaaccaggctgatgatacttTACAGTGACATCATTCTAcaattagttagaaaagtgttttagGGCCCCTTGAGCACCAATTCGGAATTTTTTCCACTCTGAAATCTGCACTTGATGCTGCAATTAGTAGTTACAAGCACTTTAAAAAACTGAGTGCCAATTGGTGTTGACACATTCTGGAccaagtgaagtgggtgccatCGCAGCATTGTCATGTTGCTACATCAATGCCCCCCTCCTCTTTGTGGCCTGCTGGTTGCCAGTGTCCACTCAGGATGTAGCAGGGGTCATAGGGTGATGTTATCTCGTAAAGGAGGGCAGTTACCTCAAGGAGGGCAAGCAAGCTAGAACATTTCCCAGACTTAAGACCGAATTCTGGGCTCATCATAacagaagcaaggtttgggtatgggctagctggtattccatggtatcaatcgtcacttacagcgcatacatagacgagggacaaaaacgAGGGACAGGGCTTGTCTACGTcatcctttttgtccctcgtctatgtatgcgctgtacgTGACAATTGATATCATCATAACAGTGTTAAATGGTGCACTAATACTTTTAGATAGATTCTGCTTGCTTTGGAAGCATTTCTGTGTCCTGGCACTACAGCAAGCAGAAAAAGTTACCACACAGGTAGTGTATTCTGTGCAACTATATCACGACCAACATCTTATGGCAACGCTGAACACTTATGATGAAAGGTTGAGTCATTGAGTAGTCAAAATACCGAATTAAAGCTGAAAGCAATAGAAGCATAATGGAGCGCTCACCAAGCTATCTTGAAGCAAGCTGCAAACAGTTTGTTGATAATGGCACGTCGCACTGCACAATTAATTGGGACCTTTCTACGAAGCACTTCCTCGTAATGGTCAAAAGAGGGTAGTACAAAATCTAAGTAGTCCTTCTCCTTCTCCAACGGCACAGACTGTACATGCTGCACCTCCTCTGCACATTCTGTAACAGCACTGCAAGGCAATATACAGATTGCTTTATATAGCTAAGTAACcaaaaaaatagtaataagaAACGCTAACATCCCAAAATGTGTGGTTTTTCCCTTTCGGTACTAATAATTTACCTAGCCTGAGTCATTTCCGTGTTGCTTCCACCTCGAACAGCAAACGCAGGGCCTGCACGCTGCGAGATGCACATATATTTAACTTTTCAAACGGAAAACATGAGGCAGTGCAATGTAGCTTAATGAATGAATTGTCAAGACAGTAAAGTAACTGTTTTAACTGTGCACACCCCAACCACTTCCAAGTCAAGGTCTTCATAGTGGGTGTTCATTACGCATATACCCATTAAACATACTTCCACTTCGAACCTATATTTACAGCTCAAGTGAGCTATTTATAGAACAAGGCTGAGCTTATATAGCAAGGACATGTAGAATATTGCGAGCGACGCACATAGTCAATATATGGAAACGCATTAGGCAAGTCTGGAGGCACTGTGACTGCTCTTGTTTGTTCACGCTACATGTAAGTATTCATAAGGTGAATGCTCTGTTAATACTGCAGTTAAAACAGAATACTACAATTTTCTGATAACCTATTATTTCTCATTACTATATTATACTATATTATTTCAATTAACATGCCTTAATTGCAAACCATTGAAACTGCTATGATGTATGTATAATTTCCTTTCCATTCTTGGACTTTTCATGCGGTTTGCTAacactatttatttttattttaacaaTCTTTTTCACTGGACGCCTGCACATCGGTGTAACAGCCAGATAACAGTCCTGAAATTTCTGTAATTTTTTTCAATATCCTTATACTGTAATCATGCTATGAAGCCTGGATTACTTCAGTAAAAGTAAATTCATGTTACACATTCATGCAACCAGTTGAAAGTATGCATGGCTTCAGACACGAAACTGTCTGCAAGTGAAAGGATCGTAAGCAGATATGCTGGTTCCATTTAAAAGAAActatgcagatcccacgtacaGTGGGAATCGAAGTCATGCGATGCATTTTGTAGGTAGCTGGCTATAGCGTCGACCCTGCGGTGGTGTGCCTGCACCAGCTCCTTGACTCTCTCAATTACTTGACGCTCATTGTGGAGTTCAGACAAGCTGGGGGTCAGAAAGAACGTGGGCTTGCCTCGTTGCTCAATCATGGCAAACACATCCCCTTTTCTCTGCACCAAGTAGTACCTCTGTGGTACACGATCCTAGAGCTGCTCAAGTGAACTTCTAAAGAGCGCAATGTACAAGTTCATGCATTTCCTGACGAAGCTTCAGTTTTCCAAGAGCTTCTTTGTGTGCAGGAGCTGATAGCGTGCATGAGGGGGAAAACATGCTATCAATTTGCTGTTCGTGCAAAGGCAGCCACCATCCGCTGTTCTGCAGCCGACATACCAGTATCTTGCGCAGGTCGTCTGGTTCAGCACAGGTAGTAAATGAGAATCAGATGCGAGAGTCGGATAATGCAGCTCGACTGACAGTAATGTTGTGACCACACGGCAGCGAGACCGTGAGCACATACCCAGCAGCTCAAGTTGGTTGACACCACCAGCCCCACCGAAATAGAAGCTAGATAGGTAGATAGACACACTCAATGCGGCCAAAGTtcgcaaagaatgcttcacattgaaaaaaaaaagaatgacgtaCGACAGAAACCCTATGTCGTGAAACCCACTCATCATTCTGCATTCCCAATTTACGAGGCAGGTTAACGGCATCGCTCTTACTCTTCAGTGTTGCTAGCATGGGGGCAATGTGTTTTAGGGTtgctcagataaaaaaaattgcttattaAATTTTCCTGCACCTTCGGAAGCAACTGCTGGAGGTATAAACACTTCTGAGGACGAGTTTATTGTTGCATCATAAAAATCTCTGTCCTTAAAAATCACCTGTCAGTCCTTTGAAAAATTAATTGTGCCTAAACAGCTTTCTGTTTTGCAAAACTGCAATGTAGAAAGCCTGGCATTTTCCAATGCCTGATACAGCTTTAAGGTGTCCAGGCAGCAAGCGAGGCAGAAAGCTGAGTGAAGAGGGCACAGGATTCTTTGAAGTATTTCTTTGGCTATTTGCGAAACATAGCTATTAGAAGAGAACTGCAAATTGAGACAAATACACAGAGAAAGGCAAGACAAGTGCCATGTTTTGCATGTCCTCTGTGTATGCGCACCATTTTGCACCCTTCATCTAATGGATACAAAATGCTGGCAAACAAGACATTGTCATCTACTAAAAAATGTGATTTTCTATACAACCTC
This window contains:
- the LOC135899152 gene encoding sterile alpha motif domain-containing protein 3-like; the encoded protein is MAGTVCLVILEDGQRKKISLPNGAYAELLFALRSLTDINDTTLVHMYDEELEDYVDLDMHSNIQNKAKIRLARRIAPEMNRAGPAFAVRGGSNTEMTQASAVTECAEEVQHVQSVPLEKEKDYLDFVLPSFDHYEEVLRRKVPINCAVRRAIINKLFAACFKIAWYPSRQLYRVAAERLVSAYPHLADRVGSGNDLDSWVLALRNKFKNMRKKAENCSEEMLAKKRHFLVKRKQQVASGEATNKKLCRLFDCSHLVAYGETAESLRLHNEWLQDNAGCQDEEAVRPRLLATARERHDQLRSLTLSDALLLFPFLATEASLLVEFDLLFQRNVMEAMENGCKQLGYTILSFGEPEEIVAFSEVGSEDAVLAVLQFVAKRCKEPIDSIITQEEAPLTPCLVQDEGFALHIDKQLVFQVSSLLSGVACLFASFWVFHVEYPRKAHKMLTFIEHAFLNLTHTKPRVKALQLINFFRGHADSLEEP